The window GCCCAGGGGAGGAGCCTGCAGGCAGCCAGGGAGCGGTGCTGGTCACAGGCCTGAGGTCTTTCTTGGGGCGCCGGCACGGGCCCAGCTCTCCAGATGGTTTTCTTCATGCAGGAGCGCGGGCCACTGGGAGCGGAAAGCCCGGAAGAGCTGTGCAGCTGGCCCTCGTCTCAGTTCTTCTCCCCGACGTTGTTTTGCTGGAAGATCAATTCTACAAACCCAGCTGGGCCCTGACCCAGAGCAGCTGGGGCGCAGCAGCGAGTGCCTTGACGCCCCCTTCCTGTCTATtctgtgcctgcctgcctgcgCTGTCCCCCAGCTTCCTGCCCAGGGCTCAGGCGGCGCCCACTCAGTGTCCCCACAGCCCTGAGCCCCAGAGCAACACCCAGAGAGAGGGCTGAGGTCCATGACTCTGGGCTCCTCAAATGACCCAAGAGGGGCAGTCTGATAGAGGCAGGGTGGCAGGGTGCCTGGGCGTGGGCTGGGCCTGTGACCTCTCCTGCCCCACGACCCCActgccagcccctccctgcaCTGGCTCTGCCTGAGGCGCTGAGGCAGCCTCCTCAGCCCTGCACAGGGCTCACGGTTTGTTCTAGAGGCTGCCAGGCCACAAGCCAAGCTGGGCATGCCCAGGCCCTCAGTCACCTTGGTCCCCCGTGTGCCCACGAGGAGCAGCTCTCTTGCCCCATGAGTTCCATCATTTCACCTGCCAAAGGTGCTCCCAGGGTCACATCACAGATTTACctgcacacatgtgtgcacatgcgtGTACACACAGCATGAGTGTGTGCACATACTTGCAACCACGCACCAAACCAGCCCTTGAACCCCCATCTCTGTTGTTACTCTGTTGCTATGTCTGCTTTTTAACATGCCCCGAAGTCTCATGATCCCAAGTTCACAGGCCTCTGTCCGTATGAACTTGGGATGAGACTGTTGCCTTCACTAGCAGTGGACAGCTGGGGCTTTGGATCGCCAAGAAGCTCCATCTGTGGGGAGAACGGCACTTCCCAGGTTAGCACAGCTCTGTAGCCATTCTGAACGTTCAGTCCTCCGTGGAGGCCGGTGCCCTTTGCTGTTTCCCAGGCCATCTGTCCAGCTTGCTGCCAGGCGGCTGGTGCTAGGCACCTCCAACCAGAGGTCACTCTGTATGTCAACACAACAAAGGACAGTGGGAGGGCGCCGAAAGTCCTGGCAGTGGCACGTTGTTGGGCGACGGCTGTTTGATACCAGCTGGCCTGTCCCTCCTTCAGTGGGTTGCCCAGACACGTTTGTGAGCTGCCGGTGGGGCTGCTCACTTGCTCAGTCAGTCATTCAGCAAACGCGATGGCACCGGGCAGTcagcagagacagacagacaaagcACTGCCTGCCCACAGCTCACGTTTCTGTGAAGGGAGTTAGACCAAAAAAGGTTGTCAAATTAAGATACAAAGTATGGTTTCAGTTCTGACATGTGAAGAGCTCAGAAGCTGTCATTTCTGTccttacaacaagaaaaaagctgaaaaatcaaCTTTTCTTGGACCTACGACAGacctgaggtcacagggcaaaccacCACCCTGAAATCTGGAGGGATGGGTGACGACAGTCCCAGTGACGTCAGCTCACCAGAGCAGAAGCACCTGGAGCCGTGACTGGTGATCAGCCAGCAGCTGCATGCACAAGGAGTGACAGTGACAAGCTCCGGGGAAGAGCATTCCCAGGGCACTAGACCCTGCATCCTGACGCAAGAGCTTCGTCCAGAGGAAGCCGTGTGCTGTGCTCGCCTGTCAGGCCTCTCCCTCTCCTGTCATTTCAGCGACCTCAGGACTGTGAAGCTTGTCCTGTTGGCTCCTGATAATGGTTGTCCTTGTCTGACTTTCTTTATCTGACAGACTTGTTCAATTTTGCTaactttttcaaagaaccagctattGAATTTGTTGGTCCTCTCTCCTATGTTTTCTATTTGATTAATTCCAACCTTATGTATCTTGTTTCTGTccatggttttaaattttattttgtcattcctTTGCTGGTTGCTTGAGATACATATAGATTTATCCTAATTTCagcctttattcttttctaatatttgtaCCCCAgtctttcagttttcttctaaGTTAATCACTTTAGCTATTTTCCAGTTTTAGATGATATATTTTACTGCCATTCAGGATCCCTGAAGGGGAAAATGGAGAATAAAGGGAAAACAAGTGAAGACAGAAGGCTGAGAAGTTTCCAGAAATGAGTAAAGATATGAATTCACCAATTCATGAAGTGCAGTGAGTTCTGGAATAACTGAAACAGACCCGCCGGCAGACAGGAGCTCAGTGAGAGGACTCTGAAAGCAGCAGCGGGGAGACTGCCGAGCTCTCAAGGACAGAGGCTGAGAGACGACAGAATAATGTGTGTCAAGTGGGGACAAAATAAGGTATTTTCTCCCTAAATTTCCCACAAGTAGGTGTTTGTGGAGTGTTTCCACCAGCAGAGCCGTGCTGGAAAGAGCACTAAAGGGTGTGCGCCACGAAGCACAAGACTGAAGGGGGCAGAGGTGTCCAACCTCAGAGGTACCCCCTTGGCACCACAGGTGGTGGCTTGGGGTTGGGGGGGCAGTGTAGGCCTGTGGGGCTGCTGCCGCCATCTGCCCAGGGACCCTGTCCAGTAGATAGACCAGCAGGCACAGGCTCGAGTCATGGCCACGTGCACAGGGCTTGCTGGTGGGCACCAATGGGGCTTCCGAGGGCCCTGCAAACCCGCGGCTGTTGTTTGCAGAGGACAAACCAGCTTTGCGGAGCTGCGGGAGTGGCCCGTCTTGTGGAGCACAGTCTGCAAGTGTGGGGCCAGTCTCTACTCTCCTCCCAGGTCACAGACGCGCCTGAGGGAAGAGCACTGAGGAGAGCCCCCGCCGCACCGTCTGCCCGCTTGCTGCGCCCCTGCGGCCCAGGTCACAGGGACCACTGCCCACATCCACATACGTGTGTCTGGGGCTGCCTGCTCTGGCCCCCGAGTCAACTAGAGCCAGAACCGAGACCTGGCAGTGTTTTGTGAGACGGAGCCGCTAAAACAGACACTGGGCACGCCGGCTCTctgggatttttatttctttaaaataattcatacaaATGGTTACAGTCACAAACATGATTTAACCAAAGTATTGCTAGCTACCACATCAGCAGGACGGCGCCGCGGCCAGGGCTGCAGCACGCCCTTCCGGCCGCTTGCGAGCCGTCTCCGTTTGGAACAAGGGGTTCAtgccaaaatgaggaaagacagccttgttttgttttctaaattattctaaaaataagaCAAGCAGGTAGAAAAAACAATGCACTGTGTGGCATAGAAAGAAAAACGGGAAGGGTTCATTGTCCTGAGAAGTTTGCCAGCTGCCTCTCTCCGGGCACGTTCCAAcgtacaaaaggaaaaaataacctgAAAGTGACCTGCTGATGCTccccaggttttctttttgttgacaGCTAAGCAAACAAATCCTCTGTGATGTTCTAAAGACTGTGCACAGACAAGAACATTCATGATAGAATTAACTACTAACTTCTTTTGCTTAACGAGGACGCACAGGACACAGCAGCGCCGGCCCTCGGGACGGGACTACGTGGCGGAGGCCGCGCCACCTCACTGCCGGGCGCCTGGACAGTCTGTGGAGCGCCAGCGCCCGGGTGCCTCCTCCACACGCCTGTCCGAGGGTGTGGCCCCGCCGGCGCCGAGGCTCCGAGCTCCGTCCACGCTACAACTGGTCACTCGCGTGGTCTCTATCCGCCTCGGGCTTGACGGTTTGGCCAGGAGAAGGGGCGTGGGGCGGGTGGGACACAGGGGGCAGGCCATGGGACAAGGACATGGCACTGGGGACAATGCCTTCGACTGCGGCCGGGATGCCGCTGGGGGCCACGCCCACCACGCCAGGGGGGTACCTGCTGGGAGAGGAGGGACGGCCTGTGAGGCCAGCCAGCAGGGGGACCCTGGACCAGGCCCCCTTCTGGAGCCACATCATTGAGTGCAGGGGCCCAGGAGCGCAGGGGGCTGCTCCCTGAGGCCGCAGGCACCCGTCCCAGCCCTGCCGCCCCCTCCCACGTACCCCGCACCCCTGCTCCTAGCGTTGCCTCCACTCACGTGGTCTTGTGTCCACCAGGCTTGGAAAGCCACCCCTGCTGGGGCTCTAACACCCCAACCGTCTGCATCCACTGGGGCCCACGTGAGTGCACACGTCTAGGCCTGAGAGCCCAGGCTGGACCCCTGCCCCCCTGCAGCCATCACAGGCCTCCCTCACCCCGCTGTCACCCTGGCCCGCCTGCTCACCTGTAGGCCGCCCCATTGAGCTCAGGGTGCACAACAGCTGGGTCCATGCTGGCCCAGTGGGTGGCCGCTGTCAGGTGGTCCTTGTTGACACAGTTCTTCAGGCTGTCGGGGACCCGGCCTGGAGGTCAGGGGTGGACAGGGCAGCGCTGTGTTAAACAGCTGCCATTCAGGGGCCCGAGGAGGGTGGCGGCTCGCGGACGCCCACGGCAGCGCAGACTGCAGGGCCCCCAGCtgtgcctccccctccctcctgagGTCCTGTGTGTCTGGGCAGTCACCCTCGGGGCTCAGTGGCCTCAGCTCCGTGGGCTGCTAGGCCTGGGTATGTGAGCGAGCAGCGGACGGGGCCCCACCCAGGAGGCTTACAAGTGCAGTCTGACACATGCACGGCTGGCATGGGGCGTGAGCTGGGCAAGTGACACACGTGCTGAAACCCCCCATGGGCAAATGACATGAGTGAGGAAGGCGGTGCTACACCTGCTCGACCTGAGGGTCAGCTTGGCTGTGTCACCACCGACACCAAGGGCTGACCTGTATTTGGGGTCTGCTTCAGTTGTGATGCCGGCTCAGGGCAGGCCTGTCCCCGCTCCCTGCCCACGTGCCAGTGCGGGATGGACTTGGCTAAATGAAAAGGACGCAGCACCTCCCTCCAGCTGCTTGATGACTGCTCACCTCCAGAGGGACCCTGCCGCCCGCCCGGTGTCCCCAGCGTCACACCTGTGATGGCTCTCCGGATCTCCCGGGCCGCCTCCTCGCGCATCTCGATGGACGCCTGCTCGCTGTACCAGGCTGCGTGTGGGGTGCAGATCAGGTTGGGGGCGTCCTTCAGGGGACCCTGGCTGAAACTATGGACAGCACAGTGCAAGTCAGGGTGCCATGGCCTGGGCGGGCGAGGGCACCCACCCTTGCCTGGAaccacccccacacccctctgGTGGGCCCCCCACGTGGTCAAGCTGCACACAGGCTGCTGGCGGCAGTGGGGAGGGGCTAGCCCTGGCCCCCTGCGGGCTCTCAGACCCCAGGCCCTCCTGGCACCACTGCAGCCTCCGGGAAGGAGACCTTCCCAGGCTACCTGCTGCCCTGAATGGGCTTTTCAACTGGGGCCTCTGGATGTGGCCACGTGGGGGCCAGCAGTCTTGCACATCAACACGGTGCCTGGGCGCTGCACAGGAGCGCGGCAGCTCTGAGCCCTTCACCGTCCCTGTCAGGTGCAGGCTACCCGGCATTGGCTGCCTGCCTAAGACTTGGCCGGGCCCCAGGAGGAAGGTCCACCTGGAACACGACTGTGGGCTGGACACAGAGCCCGAGTACGCCCGTGCCCTGGACCGCTGGCTGCCTAGGGCTGGGGCCTGGAGATGCATGTGGGCATGGGGGCCTCTCCATGGGCACGGCTGGCATGGGGCGTGAACTGGAGCAAGTGCCTGGCCCGGTACCACCCGGGATGCCGCCAGGAGGCACCTGAAGGGCTCTGACTCATGCACGTCCAGGGCTGCGCCACGTATCCGGCCCTCCTTCAGGGCCTGGGCCAATGCCTTCTCATCCACCAGGCCGCCCCGGGCTGTGTTCACCAGGAAGGCCCCTTGTCTCATCTGGAAGACACAGATGGCGCCGAGAGTAAATAACAGAGGCCTCACTACCCACCGCCCGGGAGGAGAGCCAGGCAGAGACATCGTACTTGCCCACTCTTGGCCAGGCCCACCCTTGCTCAGGGCTCTGCCAGCTCCCCGAGGCCGGCCGCAGGCTCAGGCCTGTGTGGCTCCCACTCCACCTGGAGGACCCCTGGCTGGAGCAGGACACCCCCAGGCCCCGTTCCCACCTGCTTGACGGTGAAGTCGTTGATGAGGTGGTGGTTGTGCTCGTTGAGGCCGCAGTGCAGGGTGACGCAGTCGCTGTGGAACAGCAGGTCCTGCAGGGTGCCCACCCTCTGCAGCCCCAGCGCCCGCTCTGTGCCATCCGGCAGGTAGGGATCGTAGAAGAGCACGCTGAAGCCAAAGGCCTTGGCCCGCAGTGCCACCGCCTGCCCCACGCGACCTGCCGGGGAGACTGGTGTCACCGCAGCTGCGGCCCCTTCCTGCCTCAGCGGCCCAGTCTGCCCAGGGAGACGCGTGCACACACACCACTCAGGGTGGGAGCAAAGCCCTCTGGGCCCCAAGGTGTCTTCCTCCTGTGCTGAGTGTGGGGCCACCAGGGCAGGCAGAGCCCTGGGACCCCCCCACCCAGCCAAACAGTGGACAGGGCTTCAGacaggggcaggggctggaggaacCCCCAGGAGCGCAGATGGACGCTCAGTGGACACTCGGGCAGTGTACAGGACGGGCTGTGGGTCAGGCTTCTCCCACTGTGTGCTAGACCCCGAGCATCATCTGGCCCAGGAGTGAGCCAGAGGCTGAACGTAAGGGTGCACAGGTGCACGGCAGGGGCGTGAGCAGCCCCTCCAGCCAGGGCAGCTGCTGGTGACAGGCCCTGGCAGGCACGGTGGGAAAAACACCCCAGGACCCCCGCCCTCACCTGAAGGCCTCATCCACTCAGCCATCACCACGGTGTGGGGGGAGGACGCAGGGTGTGCGTGTGTGACTGAGCCTGTGCGTGACCCCTGGGCACCTGTGTGACGTCTGTGTGCACGTGGTCCGTGCCTAGTGTTCCTGGGGCAGACGGGCCAGCACAGCCTCTGGCAGAGCCCCCTCCTCCCCACGCTGTCCCCAGGCGGGGGGGCCGTCCTGCAGCACAGTCGGTGGCCTCACTGTCCACTGAGCCCATGCAGGGGGTGAGGCAGAGGGTGACACACCTAGTCCAATGATGCCCAAGGTCTCCCCACGGATCCTGGCGGCTCCGGAAGCCACCTCTCGGATCTGCTCGACGCTCTGGACCCGCGTGCCTTCCCGCAGCGCCTGGTGCAGCCACGTGGTCCTGCGGTACAGGTTGAGGATGTGGCACATGGTGGAGTCGGCGGTTTCCTCCACAGACGCCGCCGGCACATTGCAGACAGCGATGCCTGGGGACACAAGACATGCGTGGGCCGTCACCGAAGCCCGTCCTTGGCGCTTTATCCATGAAAGGCCAGAGGACGAGAACACAAGACAAACAGCCCCCACTGCCCCTTCTCCCGGCCCCGCAGCCCCTCAGCAGGCGTCACTGCAGCAGCACAGTGGCCCTGGGACGAGAGCGAGCCCAGGTTTCTCCAGGCCGAGCCCGGTGCCCCATCTGCCTCCACGTGGCCAGGCTGGTTCCCGCCCTGAGCTGATGCTGCTCCTGAGCTTGTGCCCAAGACGGACCCAGCCCTCCCCCCTTTGTACCCGACCTCTGCCCCAAGCCCCAGCCCCTTCACACTTGTCCCCAACAGCCTGCATGATTACATTCGTGTCTCCTGTTGACAAGGAGGAGGCGCTTGATGGCCAGGTGGTGCCCGACACACAAACGGGGCTGCATATGAGGACCCAGGACCCAGGATCCTCCTGCCCCCCCAAAACAACTCTGCTCCCCCTGAAATGCAAGAGTCAGGGAGGTGCACAGGGGAGACTGAATGGGAACCAAGCTGTTCCTTCCATTAGATTTGGGAACAAGTGCAGCCTGACGTTAGAACAGGTCCTGGGGACCTCCATGTCCCCATGGGCCAGGCCTTGACACATGACCGCATGGCACTGCCCAGACGGTCCCTACTGAAACAGAATCCAGCCTGTGAAACCAAGAAACTGAGGGCCACCTCAGTGCACAGAGTTGAGGACCTGAGGACACCCGGCTTGCAGAGTGCCCAGGCCACAGCCCGACACTGCAGGTACCTTCCGGGGATACTGCCTAGGGACAGGTGACTGGGGGCGAGAGGCCTTGGCCGTGCAAGTTGGCGGTGGGCACGAGGGGCTTGCCCAGGATGAGGTCAAACACTGCCTGCATTTGCAGCAGGCAAACACTGGGCCATCTGACCCCAGTTCCTCCAGCGGCCCCAGGGGACAGGCAGCACTGGTGCGCGTCTATACCGCCCTGGCAAGGGCATGGCCTCGCCTCACTGGGCTGCGACCAGCACTGAAGGCTGGAAAGAAGACAGAACATCAAGGAAACAGGAGACTGTGCCCAGGACAGTGCCGTCCAAAGCTGCTGTTTCAGTGTCAGTCACACGTGTATGCATGTAGctacacatacacatgtgcacacactcacGCAGATCCTAGCTCACAACATGACTGCCTTTCCCACTGTGTCTCATGGACAGGGACGTGTGAAACTCGATGGGACATGCTGGATGCAAGCCGGGGCTGATGTCCTTCCCCTCGGCCCCAGGCAGGGGTGCCAGCTGCCCGAGAAGCTGAGATCAGAGTGCCATCTGCCCGCAAGACAGAGGACACGGGCCCCAGGCAGTGTTCTGAGGACAGCTGCTGTGACCTGAGACCATGACCTTCCCAGAGGGGAACTGCGTGGGCCACAGCCACCGCACACCCACTGAACCCAGCGCGCACGTCACCTTCAGCCACACCCACGGCTGCAGAGGGCGCTCCTCAttgtaaataaagtaaaatcaacAGACAACACAAACGCCCAAGGGCACGCCCAGGAGAAGTGACCGGAAGCTGCGGGGCACGGAGCCCTCCTACCTAAGTCACCAGCGGACTTGACGTCCACGTTGTCAAAGCCGCTGCCGATGCGGACGATTATCCGGAGGGCCTTGAACTTCTCCAGGTCGTCCCGGGTCAGCGTGATGGTGTGGTACATGAGCGCGCCCACCGCCTCGTTCAGCACCTGCAGTGAGGGCAGCGCGGGGTCAGCGCCGGGGCAaggccccacccagcccagccctggctgGCGCGTCCGAGGACCCTGCAGCCTCCTCACCAGCTGCCGGCTCTCGGGGGTTCAGCCACCTGGTCCCACCCACTGACCATCAGCTCCGCCTCATCACAGAAACCTGGACTCCCTGCCTCCCGCCAGCACAGAAAGGGCACTGAGAAAAGGCACCGCAGGAGGGCATGGGCACCAGCCGCTAAGACAGGTGTTAAATGCTGTGCACTGGGAGGACGAGTCTGAACAAACCCCAGACCCTGCCCGTGGGGCAGACGGCTGCAGGGCCCTTGACAAACTGCCACCAGAACAGGAGCAAGCCCGCACAGCCACGAATAAAGCTGCAGAAATCACAGCAGCCCATCGCCAGATCAAACTCGGTAAAGGATCGTGCTCATCCCACACACGGAGGGACGACACATACGCCATGTTGCTTGCTTGTCCTGACCACACAGAAGGCCGGGCCGCCACGTCAGCCCGTGGAGGTGCGGTCCAGCCAGACTGGGCTCTGTGCGGCCATGTGCACAGGCCAGCGAGGGGCCCCAGGGGCCAGCTGGGCATCAGGGCGCTGTCTGCCCCTCGGGAGCGTGGCTGTGGGGTTGCGGGCGTGCAGGGCAGCACAGTCAGCACGGGACCCAGTGACATGGCCTTGGGTCTCCAGCACAGGCCTGCCTGACCGGCGGTGTCACGTGGCCTGGCGAGGCCGTTCCCCATGAAGCCCACAGGGCCAGGTGGGTCAGTCCCTGCGTCTCCCGAGAGTTCGGTGACATGTATGTATGGACACACTACTTTTCTTGTAAAACTGCCCACTGGGGGCACAAACCTCCATGGGCGGGGCCTGTGCACAGCCACCCCACGCAGAACCGCGCTGGGCCTCAGCCGCGCTCGCAGGCGTCGGGCCCCACGTCTGCACAGGCCCAGCAGCCAGTGCACCTGGTTCCCGGAGCGCCTGGCTCCGTGGGGACTTGTGTCTCGAGGGGGTGGTGAGCTGCTGTCGAGTCTGCAGGAACAcgctctggcaaccaccagatgtgaggggggcaggggcagaggaccCCCAGTGTCCGATCTTCAAGACCAAGGGGAACCATGGCACTGGAGCCCCCCTCCTGGAAAGGCCAGAGGCAGGATGTAACCCATGTGTCATAGTTGGAGGACGGGGTTGTTCTTCCCCAGTGGGGCAGACCAGTGGGCCTTGTAATCAAGGACATCTCAACGTCACTGAAACGCAGTGGCCGATGGGAACCCATGACTGCTGTCTGCCCCTCTCTCCGCCTCCAGACTGAGCTTCCTGTGCTGACCCTGGGTCTCGTGGACAAAGGAGGCCGAGACCCACTGTGCACAGCTGGCTGGACCCAAGGCACCCTGTGTGAGCTGAGGGGAAAGCCTGGATTTCGGGCCGATTGGGTGAATGTGTGGGACGCAAGCACTACAGTGAGCCTGCTAACTGCCCGTCTCGGCCCCTCCTATGGCAACAGCCTCTGTTTTAGCTGGACGTGGCCGGTCACCCAGAATAGATACAGACGGTTCCCTCTGAGGCAGCCTGGAGGACACAGCCGAGGCAGAGACGGctgaggggcagggcagaggggccTGCCTGGACTTTTCTGATGAGGGCAGTGGACCTGCCTCTGCTCCCACACTGAAGACCAAGGAATCCCCCTCCTGGAAGCCAGGAAGCTGCTGAGTGGACACGTGACTCAACTGGCTGGTTCACTGCCCATGTCCTAACATCTCTCCCTGGCCTCCCGGGAGGGTATCGAGGTCCCACAGGCACACACCCCTCTGGGGCCTGGACTTGGCCTGACCTGGAGTGGACAGGGCGAGGTTCTGCGTGTGACGGGAGCAGAAGCCAGTGCCCGTGAGAGGCAGAGGAGATTAACCAGGAGCGTAAGGGGAGGTGGACACAGCGGGGGCCACGGGGGGCGAGGACCCCAGCAAGACCCCTCTGGCCTCTATGTGCTGTGTGGCCCGGCAGTGGAGTGGCCACGAGAGCCAGTGGTGTCGTGGAGGGTGCAGAGATCTGGGGGTGTCCACTGTGGACAGGCACAGCCATGCCACGAGTGACAGGTGGCTGCACGGAGTGGGCATGAGGAGCAGAGCCTGGCCTCAACACTGACAGGTTGCAGAGAGGGAGGCAGCAGAGGGGAGCCCTGGTCTGCGGCCTGGGCAGGTGGACACATGGGCCCCTTGCTGAGCGTGCGGAGGTCAGACCGACTAGCCCGTGCGCACGAGGGGGCGGCTCACTTCTAATCCTGAGCATTTAGCTCTGGCAGTAAAGTCTTCACATCGTGACTGTCTTGGGCTCCATCTCAGTGTGGATGGCCCACAGCTGGTGTGGACACTCCCATTGTCAGGGCGCTGGGGCTGCTCCCAGTGTGGGCTGCGCTGCAGTGAAAACCtgcatgtgtttatttccttGAAGACATGTTCTTTGAAATGGAAACGGGTAGGTGGACTGGAGCAGCCTCCTGAGGGCCTGGGAGCTGCTGCCAGCGCGTCCAGGTGACTCATCCCGCAGGGCCCACCGGCACCGCCGGGCACTCAGCTTAAGATGCGCCATGCGATGGAGGCAAGTGGTCATCTgttattttagctttaatttgcatctctGAGTGAGAGCTGTCCACAAGTGTTCTTGATAAATTACTATTTTTGTGTCCACGTCTTTTTTCTATTGAGCATATTTCTCAGTGCCATGGTACCAGGGGAAGCATTTCAGCAGGAATGTGAGCACTGCTCAGCGGGCACCCCACCCTGGCCCAGGAGGCCACCGCGGCCGCGCCGTCCAGCCACCAGGTCCTCTCTTCCTGCAGGTCCTCTGGACTCCCTTTCATGGTTGCAAACAGCGGTGATGGCCCGGGCTTTGCATCCAGCGCCTGGGGGGATTCTTCAGGAGGCCCCACAGCTGAGTCCCATCTTGCAAGTATTCCCGCAGCGTAGGGTATGCTGAgcacctgggggtggggacagtgtcACCTGCTTCCTGCAGGAGCTGTTTTGGGCCAAAAGCCCCCTC of the Rhinolophus sinicus isolate RSC01 linkage group LG02, ASM3656204v1, whole genome shotgun sequence genome contains:
- the CTBP1 gene encoding C-terminal-binding protein 1 isoform X1, which gives rise to MGSSHLLNKGLPLGVRPPIMNGPLHPRPLVALLDGRDCTVEMPILKDVATVAFCDAQSTQEIHEKVLNEAVGALMYHTITLTRDDLEKFKALRIIVRIGSGFDNVDVKSAGDLGIAVCNVPAASVEETADSTMCHILNLYRRTTWLHQALREGTRVQSVEQIREVASGAARIRGETLGIIGLGRVGQAVALRAKAFGFSVLFYDPYLPDGTERALGLQRVGTLQDLLFHSDCVTLHCGLNEHNHHLINDFTVKQMRQGAFLVNTARGGLVDEKALAQALKEGRIRGAALDVHESEPFSFSQGPLKDAPNLICTPHAAWYSEQASIEMREEAAREIRRAITGRVPDSLKNCVNKDHLTAATHWASMDPAVVHPELNGAAYSRYPPGVVGVAPSGIPAAVEGIVPSAMSLSHGLPPVSHPPHAPSPGQTVKPEADRDHASDQL
- the CTBP1 gene encoding C-terminal-binding protein 1 isoform X2, with protein sequence MGSSHLLNKGLPLGVRPPIMNGPLHPRPLVALLDGRDCTVEMPILKDVATVAFCDAQSTQEIHEKVLNEAVGALMYHTITLTRDDLEKFKALRIIVRIGSGFDNVDVKSAGDLGIAVCNVPAASVEETADSTMCHILNLYRRTTWLHQALREGTRVQSVEQIREVASGAARIRGETLGIIGLGRVGQAVALRAKAFGFSVLFYDPYLPDGTERALGLQRVGTLQDLLFHSDCVTLHCGLNEHNHHLINDFTVKQMRQGAFLVNTARGGLVDEKALAQALKEGRIRGAALDVHESEPFSFSQGPLKDAPNLICTPHAAWYSEQASIEMREEAAREIRRAITGRVPDSLKNCVNKDHLTAATHWASMDPAVVHPELNGAAYRYPPGVVGVAPSGIPAAVEGIVPSAMSLSHGLPPVSHPPHAPSPGQTVKPEADRDHASDQL
- the CTBP1 gene encoding C-terminal-binding protein 1 isoform X3 → MSGVRPPIMNGPLHPRPLVALLDGRDCTVEMPILKDVATVAFCDAQSTQEIHEKVLNEAVGALMYHTITLTRDDLEKFKALRIIVRIGSGFDNVDVKSAGDLGIAVCNVPAASVEETADSTMCHILNLYRRTTWLHQALREGTRVQSVEQIREVASGAARIRGETLGIIGLGRVGQAVALRAKAFGFSVLFYDPYLPDGTERALGLQRVGTLQDLLFHSDCVTLHCGLNEHNHHLINDFTVKQMRQGAFLVNTARGGLVDEKALAQALKEGRIRGAALDVHESEPFSFSQGPLKDAPNLICTPHAAWYSEQASIEMREEAAREIRRAITGRVPDSLKNCVNKDHLTAATHWASMDPAVVHPELNGAAYSRYPPGVVGVAPSGIPAAVEGIVPSAMSLSHGLPPVSHPPHAPSPGQTVKPEADRDHASDQL